A section of the Bacteroides sp. genome encodes:
- a CDS encoding RNA methyltransferase, with protein sequence MDPSTQKLLIEFLSGFMTPTRRERILQVLSQRTRYLTVVLEDIYQSHNANAVLRSCECFGIQDVHIIENRNEYEVNPDVSMGSTKWLDLQRYNQLGNNTRACLENLRSKGYTLVATSPHENKYSPATLPLDKPVALLFGTELEGLTAEAIDMADTFLCIPMAGFTESFNISVSAAICLYELSSRIRSSQFPWALPEAERDALHLQWVKASVKSADFLIERFLENHQANL encoded by the coding sequence ATGGACCCCTCGACCCAAAAGCTGTTGATCGAGTTCCTCAGTGGCTTTATGACCCCTACCCGCCGCGAGCGCATCCTCCAGGTGCTCTCGCAACGCACCCGTTATCTGACTGTGGTCCTCGAAGATATTTATCAATCGCACAACGCCAATGCCGTGCTTCGCTCCTGCGAATGTTTCGGCATCCAGGATGTCCACATCATCGAAAACCGCAATGAATACGAGGTAAACCCCGATGTGTCAATGGGTTCTACCAAATGGCTCGACCTGCAACGATACAACCAGCTGGGAAACAACACCCGAGCCTGTCTCGAAAACCTGAGATCCAAAGGCTACACCCTTGTGGCCACTTCCCCCCACGAAAACAAATACAGCCCAGCCACCCTGCCCCTCGACAAGCCTGTGGCCCTCCTGTTCGGTACAGAGCTCGAAGGCCTCACAGCCGAAGCCATAGATATGGCAGACACCTTTCTGTGCATCCCCATGGCCGGCTTCACCGAAAGCTTCAACATCTCCGTCTCGGCAGCCATTTGCCTCTACGAACTCAGCTCCCGCATTCGCAGCAGCCAGTTTCCCTGGGCACTCCCCGAAGCTGAGCGCGACGCCCTCCACCTCCAGTGGGTTAAAGCTTCGGTGAAGAGCGCCGACTTCCTTATTGAACGATTTCTGGAAAATCATCAGGCAAATCTTTGA